The following is a genomic window from Anas acuta chromosome 3, bAnaAcu1.1, whole genome shotgun sequence.
AGAATGGGAATCAAGTAAGGTATTTTgccacttttttcccccaatggACATGAATAATAGAACAAAATAGTTCAACGTATTTGTATAGGCTTTTTTCATGATACCATTATGTGTTTCTATACTTGTAGTaaagcatttttcatctttgctCATAGGACATTGGTGCTGGAAAAGGCAAATACTATGCTGTCAACTTCCCAATGAGGGATGGTATAGATGATGAATCATATGGACAGATATTCAAACCAGTGagtttttttaaagctctttgGAAGAATacctatttcatttttgtggatttattttcagaatatgaaTTAACATCTTTGTGTTTTATACTGATTATAGATTATATCCAAAGTAATGGAGATGTATCAGCCCAGTGCTGTGGTATTACAGTGCGGAGCAGATTCATTGTCTGGTGACAGGCTGGGATGCTTTAATCTTACTGTTAAAGGTGAGCAGAAAATTGTGTGTTAGTAACTTCTTTCCTAAGAAAAACTTACGTTTTTCATACTATTTTTCAACAAATTTGTATGATGAAGACAAGTCAGAAATCATTACTGTGATTAATCACTTCTTTCTTTACTATACAGAGATGgccaaaagaaacacagaagttgACTCTTTCTTTCTATCCATCTAAAAAAGTTAAGAACCGTGGTTTTCCATGTTCTTTCTAGCCACTCAACTGATTCTCTTAATTATATGCACAGGCTTACTGTAGCTTTTAAGTTGCGTCCTGAAATGACGGGATGATAACTGTAGTCCTACTGCAATACTTACTGTGACAGTCAACTAACAAAACTAGTGGGTCACTTAGTAGGACTactaaatgtaaaaaaaaaaaaaaaaaaaaaaaaaatcttgttagGCATAAAATAGGTGTTTCTGAAATGAGAATACTGATTGCATTGTTAAACTGATGCTGATGTacatttatattgttttatacCAAGCCTTAtggtaacatttatttttattaacttttgtAGAATTAATTGATTTTTAGTATTACTTACATTTCTATCCGAAGGCATGATTCTCAAAATTGGGATGAGGCATTAatttaacaaatgaaataaatattagtattaattatttaagtgaaaatgttaaatatgtGTTGAACTGTCACTAAGCTTTGAATCCACCCTGTTTGAATCATTgattttctggattttatttttattttcttaatgagGCAATTAGAGTTTTGTAGGCAACAAATGCAGTACAGTATCTGTTGGGTCTGCAGTGTTTCAGGGTTCTTTTCTTGATTTGCACCAGGTGGCAAAGCTACTTCAGTTGCCCATacagctcagattttttttcatcttacaTATCTTGGAAACCaagagagctgctgcctcctaCAGATGCCTTTCAGTATGCTGTATCTACCTGGACTGTGTACTGTCTTGGCACCAGTTCACTCTGTAAGCAAGACTTAGCAACCTATAATACAGGTTCAAATTTAGACGTAGAAAGGACCAAGTActgatttgcttttcttcttccaactTTGCTTTTAACTGGGAAATTGTCCCTAGATTTATCACTGTGTCTTTTCATAACTGATGTCAATGCAAAACATTCAAAGAGCATTTCAAAACTGCAGCAATAGGAGACCATCATACAAAGTCTCTGAAGACTGGGGTGGGTAATGTTCAATATATTTTGTACAATTCTTACATGTAGATCTTGACTTTTTGTGAGGCTTAAATATAGGGGGAGACAGTTCTGTTTTACTTGAATCAATTCAGTTCTCAATAAGTATGACTGCGTATGTCTGATTAAATAACTCTTTacatagaaaacattttttttctttaataggtATTTTGCATACATTGtcaaatctttttctttgtgaCAGGTCATGCTAAATGTGTGGAAGTTGTAAAGACTTTTAACTTGCCATTGCTGATGTTAGGAGGAGGTGGATATACTATTCGCAACGTTGCTCGATGCTGGACATATGAAACTGCTGTTGCCTTAGATTGTGAAATTCCTAATGGTAAATATTAATCCCccaaataatgttttattaagAAGTAATCATTGGAAGGTCTAAGTGAACAGATAGTAAATATTTCTATAACTAAGTGCAATACATCAGTTTAGAATAAACTATGTAGAAAGTTATTGTTAGGGTTTAGCCAATAACTTCAGAAGCATGTGCACTAAATAAACTTCAGGGTTTGGtgcttttttatgctttaaaagctttaaatgatTGCATCACTTTGTCATCTGTGTGATTGAATATATACTCTTGTTTTGATTGTGACAGCACAGACCTATGTAAGTTGGGTACCACAGACATGGTGTTCATAAGAAATCATTGAGTATGCAAGTGTCCGTTCTACCTAGTAAAGCATAGCTGCATCTTCATGGTCTTTGACTTAAAAGTAACTACTTCATATCAACTTCAGCTCTTCATTTGTCTTGATTTTGGCTACACGAGCTCTCCTAAAAGTTTTAAAGCCGAAAGAGCAATAGTAGGCTTCTTCTAAAGACTTCAATAGTGAAGTAATTTCTCTGAGGAAGATCCCCAAAGCTCCTGTGCTCCCTTCATTTCTGGCCAGATATGCTTCTGGACATGTTTTTGGAACTTTTTCTATAAAATCAATATTTGGACTGATTTGTTGCATCAGTCATTGGCAGTTTTCATGTTGGACTGAAGCTTTTCCTGATAACCTCTTGATACACGTGTCTCTTACTGGATTTATATTGTTTCCATCTGACTTCAGTGGAATGTTGCTGTCAGTGAGAAAATATGTAGATAACCCATTTCAAGATGTACATTTTACATCCTGTAGTTCAATGTATATTCTACATCAACAAAATGATTTGAAGAGATGCTATTTCCTTATCTTGgaagttttaaaattcatttgtcCCCATCAACAGATAGATAtataggattttttatttttttttaacattcctCTAAACTTTGTGGATCTTAGTCATCTTTAATCTGTGCTGAGAAATCTTCCCATCTCCTTTCTAACAAGATCCCTTATTCTGGAATAGTTATGAATGAAGAAGCAAGACAAAGGGTACATTAAGAAGTGGGTTTTGGTATCTTACTTCTTAAATGTTCtggctttttgctgtttttgtcttGTTACTTGGGAAAATATGGTCATGTTTAATATAAAAAGCTACTAATTTCCTAGTATGAAGTGTTCATCTAGTTCATTTTGGGTACTTAGATGTTCTAGTCAGGGGACAGGTTATCTGTGAAAATACCAGAAAGGTGTTGGGGCGGGAGAGGGACAGGACAGGCATCTCTGAACTGCTGTACAAAAGTTAATGTGGGTATTGAACTAGTTGTGATGTTCTACCGATTAATGCATATCACATTTTACTAAAGGAATATTTTGACTTGTTCACGTATACCTTTCAAACTCGACTAATTTGATAGCTACAAATAATCATCAGTTATTTTCCAGAAGTagcatttttaattatactatcaaatatatttaaacattgTCTCAACATGTTTTCTAACATAATTACAGTTgcactttcttttgttcttttttgtacgtattttgcaaaaaaaagttCATGTATTGAATAATTTAGAGGAAAAACACTAAGCAGTGTGAGCAGTATTTAAAAGTATAGTTACTCACCTGAATACTTCAGATTTAGTAGTTCTCAAACTAAAATCTTGACGTAGCTACtgttgtatttaaaatgttttaaatgcgTCACAAATTGatcttttgtgttttggtttataGAGTTGCCATACAATGATTACTTTGAGTATTTTGGACCAGACTTTAAGCTTCATATTAGTCCATCCAATATGACTAATCAGAATACACCAGAATATATGGAGAAGATCAAGTAAGTAGTGATTACCTTATGTGCTGAGTAGGTTCTGTGAATCACATTTCTCCAGAAGTTTTAAGTTTTACACAGGTTTTAAAGCTATGCACCTTTCTCTATTACACATTGAAAAAGTATTGAGCAGAAAtggcatttttcccttttatcaGAAGAGggactttaaattaaaagtgtGTGCCTATAAAAGCATGTATGCTTATGAAATTCtatgaatataaatatgaaaacttGAGACCCACTtcggatttttatttttcttacttctttcAGCAACTAAAGAGATGACTGTTTTACTTGGCTTACTGTTATAATTTTGTAGAAAGTTTATCCTGTCAGGAAAGAAACTGGTGTGCACTGATGATTGGGATTTCAAATTCTCAGCTCCCTTGTCTAAACATGAACTGATTGTCATTCTTTGTAGCTgtcagctgtaaaaataaaaaagtcatatGTGAGCTCAGACATCCAAAACCGTGGAAAGATAGTGATGTGTGCAAGCAATTGAGGGACTGTGGTTCAACAAGTCTACAAGGTTTGAGAAATGCTCACTGCCAAactatggggggggggggtgtcttTATCTGATACTCAGCTTACTCCTCACGTAATGAAGGTTTGATTGTAAACTAATATTTTACTTAAGGGATGTAGTAATACAAACATGCAATCAATTCTGTACTCAACTGATAAGAGAGAATTTGTTAACCTGAAGTACTCAGTTACCGTGGCTTGCCCCTGCTCTGAGTTTAAGGGGAAGAATACCTCCTGAGTTAACACACTTAATAGGGCACAGTAATATTTTTGGTTAGTAGCAATAGAtgaataaagatgaaaaactaGCAACTGTATAAATTTGTCAAATTGCAGAATTCACCAAAGCAGATAAAACACTAATTTTTGAAAGGGTTGCtgttcatttcagttttgaaaggaCTGTTGTtcataatacaaatatatacatcacaaattaaaaattaaaacccaTTTGATATGTACACTGTTGGAGAGGAGACACACCCCTATTTTATTGATTTGATTCTATAAAATTTCTCTACAGTAAGAGTACTCCAGCTGTTCATCTGCCAAGATGCTTGCTGTATGTTGTGTATTGTTGAGGTTTCATGGTGTGAATAAGCTGCAAAAATGTGCTTGCTCTTTAACACATCCCAGGCCTTGgattgtgcatttttttcataaagagaTACTCACATACTTGTGAGAGTACCCACGAGATGACCAATGAcccatcatttttttctatacttGAATTCTTTGGAATGGTAGTTTCAAGTCCCAAGAGAAGTCCAttgtcttttctgttcctgCACGTGGCTCTTCAGAGTGTGAGGTCCATTGCATCAGGTTGCTTAGACGGGAAAGAACAACTTTTTGTTCTCTCTGGAATATCCAATAAGTAATCTTATCCAGATGGATCGCTTTTGACCCTGATGTCATTGCTGCACACAGTTTGGAAGCTTTCATACTTGAAGTCTCTAGCTTTCTTCAGAGGCTGAAGTTGTTTTATTATCCAACTTGATACTTTAGCCTCTGAATACTGTCACTGGGGTCCTCCCAGGTCAGGAGGACGTGGACTGATCTAGTAGACACTGAAGACTGAAGTTGATTGCAACGTATGTTTATATAGTTCAAAGAAAACgatgaaaagaaaactggatATTGATGATTTCTTAGGGATAGAAAGAGTGAATTTAAAGCAAAGCAGGTTAACATTGGTGCagattttcagaattaaatacaGCATCCAAGGACATGCTGCTTCCGCTTACTAATAACTTTCCTTGTCCCTTACTTCCAGGCAACGCTTGTTTGAAAACTTGCGCATGTTACCTCATGCACCTGGTGTACAGATGCAGGCCATTCCTGAAGATGCTGTTCATGAAGATAGTGGAGATGAGGATGGAGAAGATCCAGACAAACGCATTTCTAGTAAGAAATGTCATTACTCGTAACAGGTTAAGTCCAAATAGTCATAGATTGAATTGTTCAGAACCTTAGTCCCAGTAGTGCAATACTGCAAGATTGACAGTTGGAgaacttttttccccagagtAAAAACATTTGCCGTTGTTctgccagttgttttttttaaactgcatctGTGTCCGAATGTGAACCTGTTAAGGGAGTCTAAAGAAGTGATTAAAGTGTTCAGGGTTTTGTATTGTAAGAAGCAAGCTATTGTAAATCTAAAATACGTGTACATACTCCAGACATCTTGGATGAATTATAACTGAAGGATTTAGCCTCTAACTTGAGCTATTCgtgaaaaaaggaaagtgaGATAATGTGTTactcaaaattaaatttgtctgtttgctttatttattgcCTGTGAGAAGTTTTCTGTACTTGTAGAGCTACCCCTTTTATTAATGTTATctttatgtaaaaaaataaattgttcttgaGTTCTGAGCTTCCTGATACATTTAACTTTTTAAGAAAGTGTTTTAAGAACTGTCATTTAGTTTCCAGTATTTGAAATTCATTAGATGTGTTAAAATTATCCTCCCAATGTCACTAAAGTTGCTTTCAGAAGTCATAATCTCCCAGTGTATATACAAAGATGGTATTTTTATCCCTAACTTATTTTGTCACTGTTAAATGGTTATAGTATATTTTTACTGGTGCTTCTTTTAGGTCTGCTCTATTGTAATCAGacttcatgcttttctttttgtttgattaaCTTCATAACTCTTGAATCCTAGTTCGAGCATCTGATAAGCGCATAGCCTGTGACGAAGAGTTTTCAGATTCTGAAGATGAAGGGGAGGGTGGACGACGAAATGTTGCAGATCAtaaaaaaggagcaaagaaagCCAGGatagaagaagacaaaaaagagaCAGAGGACAAAAAAGCAGGTAGGATATCGTTGTGATTTTATCCTGTATTTTAGAACTGTGAATGTCAGCTCTGCTAGGAGAAAGATGCGTCTCAATTAACAGTTAAATAGATgttgaagttattttttccccatcgTATGTAAAGCATCTCTTTTAAATTTCATCAGTTTAAGGGTGCAGCTATTCACACAGAAATAGTACTTTCAGTTAATAATTATTGTTGCTTCCACACAAGCTTGAAGTTTTAGAGCCAAGGAGTTGTGTAGCTTAATGAAAACAGGGATTAAAAAGGTAGTCTTGCTTTATGTTAGACAAATAGTTTGTTTTCATAGAGCGAGCATGCTAGTTTTCTGCAACAAAAGCTGGATAGGTTTCTGGGGACAGTGTATTCCAAGAGCTTTCTGACATTTCTAGGAAAAGGCTATATCTTAAGGTTACAAGACAACCAATACCATGATGCTTAGGGGCAAATCCAGGCCTAATTACTGCATAACATTGTTATGGCCAGTCAAGAGAGACTTATCCTGAAGTATTTTGGATGGCTTGGCACTGTGCTCAGCTCATCCTCTTAGATGGGTACATTTAATACTGTAGGTCAATGTGTaaccagttgtttttttccccaaagttacaggtgtatatataaaaagaataacTCTGTCATTCTTTTTTCTAAAGCTTTGAAGTCTTCTTGCATCTTTTCTGTATGTTTCAAcacatgtaatttttatttttagatgttaAGGAGGAGGATAAATCCAAGGACAACAGTGGTGAAAAGACGGACACCAAAGGGTAAACTCTAATGATTAATATCATCTTTTGAGAGCATttagaaaatttaaattttaaatatttgtttactttCATTTCCTCATAACACTAAAGATTTTAGACTTGTAACAGTAATaactaaaaatgacatttctaaaACAGTTAATCTAAAAAAATTGCACAACTTaagtttgtttttgcttttatgcaGAGCAAAATCAGAACAGCTCAGCAACCCTTGAACAAAAGATAGCCTCACATCAGTTGCAGAACATAATACTAGAATTGGAGAATacctaaaagaagaaaagttttcGTATTGAGAGAGACTGCTGATTTCATTTTGTACTATTTGGCATGGACCGTATTTATTTTCAAACGGCTTTGTTCTGGTTTTTGGCAAGTTGTATTGTGAGTTTTCTAATTATGAGGCAGAAATTCCTTTCTTCACCATGCTTTATGtaatagtatttaaaaatggATGTGAGTTATTATGTTAAATGTCTAAACTGATCTATTAAAGTAATTTGCCTTTCCTGAGCTGATTTTAccttttttgtaattttatctttattaaaaaaaaattgtactttGTTGTCTTTTGTCCGTCATTAAATCCACTAGCTACTCAAGGGTAAATGTAAATCTGCTTATTTTATATGGAGTTTCTCTCTTACTAGTTTAAGTAGACAGCTGGTGAACATTCAAGTTGAACTGCACTGCTTTCACTTACTCCGTGCATTTAAATGGCTCCTGCCTTGGGTGCCAACAAATGTACTAGAATATGAATACATGAGGTTTGAACAAGATGAATAAATGAGTGAAGAGATGTTAGAATAATACGGTTATGTGAACTTGCATTTTAATATAGAAATTTGAAACTACAATCAGATGCCTTGTACTGTTCAAGAACCTTTCCCAACCATCAGAATCTACTCAAAAGACTGGTTCATTTGCTATTCATAAAACTTATAactcattctgtttttttttgttttgtttttttttacagtcatGAGCATCATAAAACTTTGTCCCTACTGAAATGTTtatactttctcttttttgtcaATTGATCACCTGGTTCTGGTGCCTTACTTGAAATGGAGACCTGAGTGCTcgcattcttttttttttttttcccctctctatCCACTGTAAGCTTTGTTTTCTAGATTTCAGAACAGTGAGCTCAGAAGCTTGCAGAGTTGCTTTTAATCTCTAGCAGTTCTTGGATTCGTTGCTGGTCTTGTTGGGAGTGAAGGTTAAATGTGTGTGAATTAATGGACTGTAGTGCAGTATTTAAGGAGAGAAAGTACTTTTTATGAATTAGATTATAGGTGTCAGTAGATTCTTTTTTGCTAGATTGAGAACTTTACCCTGACAGTACTAGTGTGgtaaaatgcttttttgttgtctttgaggATAGTTAAGGTACAAACGCTCTAAGATCGTGTTCTTGATAAATGGTGCATTTGCCTTTCTAATCTTACAGTTTCTCTCTAATCCCTCCTAGAACTGGATTAGATCACTTTTTTCTTAGTAATGTCAggtgaaacagcttttttatCAACAGTAATTAAAGGAAGCCCCCTTTTgtggattgaaaaaaaaaaagaaagaagacttGATCTGCAGCCGGCTTTCTGTGAGGATGGACAGTATTTGGgtgggggatgctgctgtgaAACAGTCTATTTGAGCTTTCAGTAGGTTGTACATGCTCTTTTGACACTTAGAGCATCTGGAACTTTGGAGATGCTTTTATGGAgtgcttgcatttttcttttcttgattgAGCCGCTGGATTTGTACACGTGGGAGCAGGTGTATAGTCTCTTATGTGCAAGAGGATAAAAGTTGGGTTTTGAGGCACTGTAGAAAGGTCACAGGATTGTACCAAGAGGGTGGGAAGAGATAAGTGACACCATAAGAATGCCCCAAAGTGTGTCAACTGATACTTGTAAGGAGCTGGGTGCTGTTGTTACAGAAGTTTTTACTTTATAGAATTGTAAGTAACATAGATATATTTGTATTATACATATGTCTTGGTATTTTCTGAGTTGATACAAGCCTTCTTGTCTGTTACAGGATTCTTGTTCAAATAACCTGTAGTCTCTGCCATCGTTATAAGTAGATCAAGAGCAATTCTTCATTATCTGGATTTCccatatttttattgaaaaggtCCAAGCTTCTGGCTTTGACTCACTTCAGCACAAAGCAGCAAGATACAGTGACCTCAAGATATGAATGAAATCTAAGAACACTTGTGATAGTAACCTTCaactaagtaaaaaaaaataatatataaaaataacctCCTTGCCTCACCCTCCATCACTTATGAAGAATGGTGATGCTGCTATATCCAGCTGAGAACTGGTCAATCTATTATTAAAAGGAGATACAATACTAAATTATAAAACTTTCTCTTTAGGTAGCCTCACTACTTTGTCAACATTCCttaatataattaatacttAATAATTAACTATGCAAATTCTCTGAACACagatatttgattttattttccccttaaaaaagCTGTTGCTAACATTTTTACAACTTGCACAGACTTACTCTGCAAGACTTGACTATCTCTAGTGCTCGGTGCTTATGACTGGAGGAGGGAAGCTTCTTCGTTTAGCCTTAAAGAACTGGTACATAATTCAAGTATAATTTGCTTTCAGCTTTACTCGtctatgaaataattttgattatTCTGAACAGTGACAGTCATCATCCAATTTCTTAAAAACCTGAAAGagtaaaaattgatttttttttgatcatgCTGGCTCTTGGTGCTGaagattttttccatttactatttcatttcatttattactgttatttcatttattacaGATAACTCTATTCTTCTACATAGGATCTTGTAAAGCATTTGATATTGTCACTTCATAAGGAGTTTGTGAATGGCTTATCTTAACAAGAGTTTGAGATACTTGAGTATTTCTAAAATGCAGCATTCAGATATTTTACAGGCTCTTTTATGTAAATAACTACTTTCTGCTTGGGCAATGATGAGATTGAAGTCATTCTTCTAAACACTTGTAGATCTTTGTACAGACTAGAAACAGATTTTAGTGTTGTTAATTTACTTGGTCAACAGCaatgtaaatataaacaaacGGCAGCAGGAACGAACTGGGTTACTCTTGCTTCcaaggcttttctttttagtgttttgCAGGACTTACAAATGAAATACCACCTCTTTCACTTGTTGTGTTTGTGAACCTATCTTAAGACAAAGTACAGTAAAGAAACTGAAACCCACTTTGTAGGGTGAGCAGCCAGTTCTAATAGTACATTATGGCGCATTCTGAAAATAGCACATATTTGAGGAATGCAGGAAATCAAAATTTAAGGAAGCTTCTCAAACTGATCTGTTTAAATGGAATAGGGCAAAAATTCTGACATAAAAGTGATAATGCAGAGgtactatttaaaataaaagcattatgtAGTGTTGTAAAcccattttattattaaatacaatACTTAGATGATAATTTCATATAAATGTTAAACTGGCACCAGCCCTCAGACAAGCATCTATCCCTTGGAGTCAGTAGAAATACAGGAGGTTATGTGACAAACTAAATCAGAGAGACAATATGAACTAAAACAAAAGCCATATCTTTGTATGGATGGGGGAaaggttgggattttttttcatttggattCCTTCTTCAGTTCTCTTCCCCAAGTGACTCTGCAGGTGTTTGACTGGCCCTTCATGGAAGACCAGAGCAGAGTAGTCCTTTCCATTTAGCAGAAGCGTTATTCAAAATGGGCTTGAAGTTGTGGCCAGAGCATTGGATTTCTTTAACGCTTTGCATTTATGTATTTGCAAGCCCCACTGAAAATAGACTTCATGTATTTGCAGCTTCCCATTCTTTCAGTTACATTCTGAGAATCTGAGTTTCTGCATgggcttaaaacaaacaaatctgaatGGGAGGGTGTTCAGAGTCCTGAATTTCCTTTGCTCAGTGCCTAGAATTGGCTGCTAAGGTGTACATAAAAGCTAGTGGCTTAAGATGCATATATATGATGTTGCTCTTTTTGGACAAATTTGCAATATTTACTGCAAAAAATGTATTGCAAAGGATTGATATATATAACGTAGATATTGCAAACATCAGATACTATTCAGAACATGGCAGCA
Proteins encoded in this region:
- the HDAC2 gene encoding histone deacetylase 2; this translates as MAYSQGGGKKKVCYYYDGDIGNYYYGQGHPMKPHRIRMTHNLLLNYGLYRKMEIYRPHKATAEEMTKYHSDEYIKFLRSIRPDNMSEYSKQMQRFNVGEDCPVFDGLFEFCQLSTGGSVAGAVKLNRQQTDMAVNWAGGLHHAKKSEASGFCYVNDIVLAILELLKYHQRVLYIDIDIHHGDGVEEAFYTTDRVMTVSFHKYGEYFPGTGDLRDIGAGKGKYYAVNFPMRDGIDDESYGQIFKPIISKVMEMYQPSAVVLQCGADSLSGDRLGCFNLTVKGHAKCVEVVKTFNLPLLMLGGGGYTIRNVARCWTYETAVALDCEIPNELPYNDYFEYFGPDFKLHISPSNMTNQNTPEYMEKIKQRLFENLRMLPHAPGVQMQAIPEDAVHEDSGDEDGEDPDKRISIRASDKRIACDEEFSDSEDEGEGGRRNVADHKKGAKKARIEEDKKETEDKKADVKEEDKSKDNSGEKTDTKGAKSEQLSNP